CTGGGCTCGGCGCTGACCGTGGCGCTGATTCTGCCCGCGGCGGAGCCGCTCTACCGGGTATCGCAGCCGGGGCGGCTGCGGCTGGCGGAAACGGTGACGCTGCGCGGACTGCGCAGCAAGGAATTCTTCAACGCGGCGTTTGTGGGGCTGTGCATGGCCGCGGCGCACATCGGGTTCATCGTGGCGTTTTACATGTACGGGCGGCGGGTGGGCGTGTGGGCGCCGCAGGAGCTGAACTACACGGACGCGGTGAACACGGCGTTTCCGTGGATCTCCGGAGTGGCCATCGGGCTGCTGGCGGCGACGAGTGAGGAATTTCTCTTTCGCCTGTTTGCGGTGCCGTACCTGGAAAAACTGACGCGTTCGCGCTGGCTGGCGGTGGTGCTGCCGGCGTTTGCCTGGGGCTTTCTGCACAGCGCCTACCCGCAGGAGCCGGGCTACATCCGCGGAATCGAAGTGGGAATCGTCGGCGTAGTGGCCGGGGTGGTGATGCTGCGCTGGGGCATTCTGGCGACGCTGATCTGGCACTACACGGTGGATGCGCTGCTGGTGGGCCTGCTGCTGATCCGCTCGGACAGCCTCTATTTCAAGGTTTCGGGAGCAGTAGTGGGGGCGGCGGCGGTCGCACCGCTGGTCTTCGCAGGGATCTCCTATCTTCTGCGCGGGCGCTTCGAGGAGGACGAAGGGCTGCTGAACCGCGCAACGCCGTTGCCGGACGTGCGAATTGCCAGCGAAGCCGCGCCGGAAAGCGCGGCGGCGCCGGTCTGGCGCTATGTGGCGCTGACGCCGGGGATGATCGCGTTTCTGGCGGTGTGCCTGGTGGCGGGCGGAGCGGCGGCCTGGAAGCTGAAGTCGGAAAGCATCGGCGACTACCTGCAAATGAACATTCACGCGCGGGAGGCGCGGGCCATCGCGGACGATGTGCTGCGCGCGCACGGCGTGCACCCGGAGGGCTACCGGACGGCAACCACGTTTGTCTCGGTGAGCGATCCTGTCACCAGCGAATATCTGCGGCGCACCGTGGGCATCGCGGAAGCCAACCGCATTTATGGCCAGGAGACGCCCGGCGCGCTCTGGCGCGTGCGTTACTTCCGCGAAGGGCAGGCCGAGGAGTACGCGGTGATCCTGCGGCCGGACGGCACGGTGCATTCGCTTCGGCACACGCTGGCGGAGGCCGCGCCCGGCGCGTCACTGAGCAAAGAGGAAGCAGTGGCGCGCGCGGAGAAGTTTTTGCGCGAGACGAAGAAGCTGGATCTGAGCCAGTGGCATCTGGTAGAGGCCACCAGCGACAAGCGGCCGCACCGCATCGACCACACCTTGACGTGGGAGCGTACGGCGGGCTTTGTGCCCCCTGCGGGCGCGCCGGGCGGATTGGCGGCCGAGCCACCGGCGCACGCGCGGTTCGAAGTGCAGGTGCTCGGGGAGGAAGTGGCCAACTACCGCACGTTCATCAAGATTCCCGACGAATGGCGGCGCGCGCAGGAAGAACTGACGCTGCCGCGCACGCTGTATATGATCGGACGGGGCGTCTTTCTGGGAGGGCTGGTACTCACGGCGCTGATCTTCTTCCTGATGCACCTGCGCGCGGCCGCCACCGGCGTGCCCTGGAGGACGCTGAAGATTTTGGGCCTCGCGGGGCTCGGGGCGTTTCTGCTGAAGTTCGCGTTGGGCACATCCATTCCGGATCTGCTGGCCAACTACCGAACGGAGGTGCCGTTTCCTTACGCGGCGGGAATCAGCGCCGTGGGGGCGCTCTTTGGCGCGATGTTTGTCTTCGGGGCGATTCTGCTGACTTTCGGCTTGGCCTGGGTGTATGCCAGCCGGGCCTTTGGCGCCGAACAACTGCCTGCGCTGAGCGGCTCGGGAGCGCCAGTGAGCCGGATGCCAGGAGCGTACTACCGGGATGCGCTGTGGGTCGGAATGGGGGGCACGGCGGCGCTCACCGGCCTGCACCAGGTCCTGGCTGTGGCCGCCGGGCACTGGCCGACGCTGCACCGCTCGCTGGCAGCCGCAGTGGGAGAGAGTTTTGACGCGGTTCTCCCGGCGGCCGCGGTGCTAAGCGGAGGGATTCTGCGCGGGCTGCTGCTGACGGGGTTGATTGCACTGGCGGCGGCGTTTGTGGCGGCGGAGGTTCGCCCCCGATGGCTGCGCGCGGCGCTGTTCCTGCTGACCGCGCTGTTTCTGGTGGGTGACTGGGGCAGCCCCGGGGACTTTGCGGGGCAGTTCCTGGCCCGGGGCATTCTGCTCGGGGTGCTGGTCTGGGGGGTGTGCCGGGTCGTACGGTTCAATCTCCTGGGCTATTTCCTGGTGGCGGCCAGTGGGATGCTCTTCAGCGGGGCTGTGGAGCTGCTGGCGCAGCCGAACCCTTTCTACCGGGCCAACGGCTATGCGCTGCTGCTGGCGCTGGCCATGCTGTACGCCTGGCCGTTTGTGAACTGGCGGTTACGCGCTGATTCTACAGGCACTTAAGAGAACTTCGCGGGACCCTGGAGAAAACCCAAGCAACCCCCGGGAAAGTCCCGGAGTCTAGAAACATTGCACCGCGAATTTGCGTTCTTATAAGGGGGGAAGGTTGCTCACTCCCGGGGGAATCAGCCGTCCATAGAGGGTGATGTTCGCGGGGCCAGCCCATGGGAAGGCGGGCGGGCACTTCTTCGGAGGGTTTTCGAAAACCGCGAATCGAAAGCGAGCTATGCCGCTTCCTCATTGGACCTTCGCTCTTGCGGATACATCTGGCCGGGCGGGCACGACCGAGGCCGCCCTGCCCACGGTGGCATCTTTGCCGGAACTCGACGAACGGTCGCTGGTGGCCGAAGCGCAAGCGGGCAGCCGTGCCGCGTTTGAGGAATTGGTGCGGCGCTACGACCGCGACGTGCTGCGCCTGGCGCTCAACCTGATGCGCCGGCCGGAGGACGCGCGCGATGTCTACCAGGAAAGTTTTCTGAAGGTCTACCGCAACCTGCACCGCTTCCGCTTCGAAAGCAGCTTCTACACCTGGCTCTACCGCATCGTCACCAACGTCTGCCTGGACCACCTGCGCCGGCGGCAGGCGCGCCCCGAGGACCAGGCGCCGGAGAGCAGCGCGGAGCTGCGCGAGGACGGCATCACGGACTTTTTCGAGAGGCAGCGGGAACATCGCGCCACGCTCGATCCGGAGCGGCAGCTGATGGGCAAAGAGATCCAGAGGCGGCTGGCGGCGGCCATGCTGAGGCTTTCGCCGCGCGAGCGGGTCGTTTTCGAAATGAAGCATTACCAGGGATTGAAGCTGCGGGCCATCGGCGACGCGCTGGGCACGACGGAGGAGACAGTGAAGAACTCGCTCTTCCGGGCGACACGCAAGCTGCGCAGCCAGCTGGGAGAATTGCGATGAGCCGGCCGGAAGAAAACGAGGCCGGACGCACGATGCCGTGCGCGGAAACGGCGCCGCTGCTTCCCTTCTACGCCTGCGACGAACTGGAGGCGCAGGAACGCGAGCGGGTGGCGGGGCACGTGGCAACCTGTGCACGATGCGCGGCGCAACTGGCGGAA
This is a stretch of genomic DNA from Terriglobia bacterium. It encodes these proteins:
- a CDS encoding sigma-70 family RNA polymerase sigma factor, whose translation is MPLPHWTFALADTSGRAGTTEAALPTVASLPELDERSLVAEAQAGSRAAFEELVRRYDRDVLRLALNLMRRPEDARDVYQESFLKVYRNLHRFRFESSFYTWLYRIVTNVCLDHLRRRQARPEDQAPESSAELREDGITDFFERQREHRATLDPERQLMGKEIQRRLAAAMLRLSPRERVVFEMKHYQGLKLRAIGDALGTTEETVKNSLFRATRKLRSQLGELR
- a CDS encoding CPBP family intramembrane metalloprotease translates to MSGLGEDVSGYQSSIVFEVADGEEDGHAKTYLERELGLEQANRLMAGEVSIWYWQVRFFRPQQKEEFEVRVSPAGKIVGYEHVIEEARAGAALERAAAEAVARQFLTARYGAVLSAWDFLPEEANSNQRPNRLDWSFTWEKHGFRAKDAPYRLRVTLQGDQVGGAEEYLQVPEAWRRSYKELRSSNEFYNVVAIVPYALLLGGALWLGVALTRRGQTSWSGAVKLGLVVAALLFLMQLNEWPLARAGYDTKESYASFVALKLAGAVLFALGSALTVALILPAAEPLYRVSQPGRLRLAETVTLRGLRSKEFFNAAFVGLCMAAAHIGFIVAFYMYGRRVGVWAPQELNYTDAVNTAFPWISGVAIGLLAATSEEFLFRLFAVPYLEKLTRSRWLAVVLPAFAWGFLHSAYPQEPGYIRGIEVGIVGVVAGVVMLRWGILATLIWHYTVDALLVGLLLIRSDSLYFKVSGAVVGAAAVAPLVFAGISYLLRGRFEEDEGLLNRATPLPDVRIASEAAPESAAAPVWRYVALTPGMIAFLAVCLVAGGAAAWKLKSESIGDYLQMNIHAREARAIADDVLRAHGVHPEGYRTATTFVSVSDPVTSEYLRRTVGIAEANRIYGQETPGALWRVRYFREGQAEEYAVILRPDGTVHSLRHTLAEAAPGASLSKEEAVARAEKFLRETKKLDLSQWHLVEATSDKRPHRIDHTLTWERTAGFVPPAGAPGGLAAEPPAHARFEVQVLGEEVANYRTFIKIPDEWRRAQEELTLPRTLYMIGRGVFLGGLVLTALIFFLMHLRAAATGVPWRTLKILGLAGLGAFLLKFALGTSIPDLLANYRTEVPFPYAAGISAVGALFGAMFVFGAILLTFGLAWVYASRAFGAEQLPALSGSGAPVSRMPGAYYRDALWVGMGGTAALTGLHQVLAVAAGHWPTLHRSLAAAVGESFDAVLPAAAVLSGGILRGLLLTGLIALAAAFVAAEVRPRWLRAALFLLTALFLVGDWGSPGDFAGQFLARGILLGVLVWGVCRVVRFNLLGYFLVAASGMLFSGAVELLAQPNPFYRANGYALLLALAMLYAWPFVNWRLRADSTGT